The Clavelina lepadiformis chromosome 1, kaClaLepa1.1, whole genome shotgun sequence genome segment tatattgaaaaattccatcattttcatatatatattgctCTGTGGCCCAAGGATCTTCGTACCCCTTGATGTTCAATCTCATACCCCCAAGGGGTACGAGTACCCCcagttgggaaccactgccgTAAACAAACAGCAAAATATGGATCTTTAAGTTGTTAGGTTTTCAAGGTCAACGAGTTTGTCTGTTTCTTTGCATGTGTTCACTAAGACGAGTTCTGTTTAACTTAGCTCATTGTAACGCTTTGTAAACAATTACCCCGTAATGTTTTCCATTAATAATTATCGGTATAGATATCTCACTAAACCaacattttttgatgaaaaaagtGGTCCAAATTAACGATGCCTGCCtaaataggtatattatatatgtatatatatatatatatatatatatagttgtataattttgttttagataTGTGATAATTGTCAACGATCATCGTTTGAAGGGATTTCTATTTGCATTGTGTGTTACAAAGAAAGGTAAAATTATATTACCTATTATCTCTGTTTTAACATGGGGCTCTTGATCATGCTACATTGTTTTCATGATTTTGgaagataaaaaaacttttaaaataaaaaataaattaaattgacATTTTCATACTGAAttacagtttaaaataatcaactaaGGTCTAATTTCTGGATAATGATTTGAATGCCTGTAGTGGTACTGTCTATATTTGCCACTGGTTCATTAGACAACTGCTATTACTGTAATTACTATTGTTTTTACTTGCAGTtccattaaaacaaaaacaggaGAGTGGTTTTATGATGCAATGAGGGCAGAATTAAAGCCTATGGCTGATGGCTGTACTCTGTTAAAGCAAGCAGTAATTCGAACTTCAAGTAAGTAGTTAACTGAAACACCGTGTAACACGATTTTTGTTCCCGGGTTCTAATTGATATTTCCTGATCTCTCTCATCTAGAAACTTCCAAAAATTAATATAGTTCATTCCAAACATTGATTTTGTGGTTAGGAgagtaattttttgaatttgctgGTATGTGCAATATTGTGCATGGTTATACTGATTTACCCTATAGGAAATGGATATTTACCAAACTGTCTTTGATCGCTGTAAGTCCATTTTTAATCGCTTGGCATCGACTAAGAAGTTATATTCTATCAATGTATTTACTAAATATTCTGACGCGTTAGTCGTAGGCTATCGATTGCTTTTTCGCAAAGCAAATTACAGCCAACTTTTGGCTATTTTTCTGTCTGGCAAAGGGTTAATTCTGAGTTTGCATAATAACAGGCAACGAATtagaatttttgttattaaaatcaaatcaCAAAGCACAGGCATTTGGTACATGGAAATTTGCACATAAATGTATTAACTGTATCCGAATCAATACCATCattaaatgttaaatgcaaaactaaataaatatttcaggCTAGAACAGTTCAAGTAtaaaatcagttaaaaatgGGATGTTTTGCGGGATTTTCTTTTGTACTCTACATCACTTTCCCGCATCAAGGCCCAGACATAATCTCCCATCATGCTTTCATTATATTGCCCTTGGTATCTcctttcaaaatcttttatgtCTTGATGGAATCGACAGTATCATCCAGCAAGTTCCATTGCTTAAGTCGAGATGTCAACAACTCCACATTAGATTTGGTCAGACCAAGATCTCTGATCAAATCATTCAGATCTTTCTGATTAGGGTAATAAGGTTTTCCCTCTTCCAACTGAGAAGATCGAATAAATTCATCAATGGCAACATCTACATCTTCTTCCTCAGTGGTGAACTCATCATCTGAGAGTTGCTCATTTCTTGGGGGGGGGGATTAGGCACTGGCAGTTCATCTGAATGTGGCACCGGAGCTATTGAGGAAGGAATATTTGGGTAAGCAATAGGAGGAGCGTTTTTTCCAGCTCTGCGTCGGGATGGATTAACCATACAAAAATAGCAGTCATCTGTGTGGTTCGTTGGCTCCCGCCATACCCTTGGAAGAGCAAACTTCATCGCCCTTTTCTCCCCTCGATACCAacctaaaaacaaataacCAATTCTTAATTTGCTGTAACCATAAACATACAAATAGATCAACTTCAGTATAATTAAGATTAGCCTAAATAATATGATCGATGAAACCTTACCTTCCAAAGTCTTTTTGCAGTAATCGCAAGAAAAATGTGGTGCCCAAGGTTTGTCTTGGTCTCCAACAGGCATTCCAAAATAAGCATTGTAGGCTTCACACATCTTAACGGAAGCCAAAACTGAGTGCTTCTTCGCTCTTGTCTTGATAAATTGTCcacaaatgaaacaaaacgcATCAGCAGAATGTTTGCAGATTCTAGTCATTTTGAAAGCACTCAAAATGTTGTCCAATAAAAGAAAACgttaaaaaattatcaattGCAGATCATAAAATATTCTATACAACACCTCAAAAATCAACCCTGCAAACAGAAGTATCTATAAAATGGCAAATATTGCAGAGTatattaacatttaaaagTGATTAACATCCATCTTGGATGCTCTTTAGCCATATCTTTGATATCTTTTCTCAAAAATATTGCGATTTTAGAATTTCAGTCTCTAAAccacaaaaacaaagtttatatGAAATAAAGTTGATTTTCGACACTTACTGGTCCTAAGCAATAGGGAAAAATCGATTAGAACCTgggaacaaaaaatttttttttttttgttacatagTGAAATATTTGGTAACTGGTGAAACTGCTTAGACTTCCTAAAGTGGCCATgcagttttaagtttttattaatGAAGCTAGTCGTCTGTTAATCGagagttaaaaattttcaaattgcaTGTTTTAGAACCAAATAGTCCTACTCCGAAATTTCACACACCAGAAATTCTTTGCACTCAAGCATCTAGTTCAAGCCATTCTTCTCAACGGCAAGGTTTATTTACTTGGCtgatttgctttgtttctgCACTCTTATGCTATTACTGTTTTATTCTTTTCTTAcgaacatgaaaatattttttgcatagaAAACTATCCAATAGTTTCCAACTCTGTTGGTTACCATGTCCAATTTTTAGTTTAGTACTGAATTTTTTGTTCCTTGCATGGTATCTACCTTTCGTCATTGAAGAGTTAATTAGCTGTGGAAGTATGGAAAGCCTATCTAGCTCATTAGAAACTCCTTCCCCTCAGAAAGTTGGTAACTTGTTTCCAGAAACAGGATCAATCGAGTCACTCAGGTAGTGTACAATAAAATCCATTTTATTTGAGTTTTCCTTTGGAT includes the following:
- the LOC143464805 gene encoding uncharacterized protein LOC143464805, which codes for MTRICKHSADAFCFICGQFIKTRAKKHSVLASVKMCEAYNAYFGMPVGDQDKPWAPHFSCDYCKKTLEGWYRGEKRAMKFALPRVWREPTNHTDDCYFCMVNPSRRRAGKNAPPIAYPNIPSSIAPVPHSDELPVPNPPPQEMSNSQMMSSPLRKKM